A region from the Aegilops tauschii subsp. strangulata cultivar AL8/78 chromosome 5, Aet v6.0, whole genome shotgun sequence genome encodes:
- the LOC109751516 gene encoding uncharacterized protein: protein MCMDRSPVPAKKIWLAIASRLGLRPTAGLRNLRKEVRTCEYRDVHIMWEMLREMDSPMPLEEKQAAAAAAVAAAAAARKKKKAWSRFVYYCCAF from the exons ATGTGCATGGACCGATCTCCGGTGCCGGCCAAGAAGATCTGGCTCGCCATCGCCTCCCGCCTCGGCCTCCGGCCAACAGCCG GGCTGAGGAACCTGAGGAAGGAGGTGAGGACGTGCGAGTACCGCGACGTCCACATCATGTGGGAGATGCTGAGGGAGATGGACTCCCCGATGCCCCTGGAGGAGAAGCaggccgccgccgctgcggccgtcgcggcggccgccgccgccaggaagaagaagaaggcgtggAGCCGCTTCGTCTACTACTGCTGCGCGTTCTGA